The following DNA comes from Alienimonas californiensis.
GCGCGTCACCGCCTGGATCGGGCTGCTGTTTATTGTGGTCGGCGCGGCCGTCGCCGTGTATTCGTCCAAGCAGTACGCGAACGTGCTGAAGACGTTGCAGCCGTCGGAGTTTCCGGACGGCTATTCGGCCCGCTGGGGCATGGCGGTCAACGTGGTCGTCGCCGTCCTGGGCCTCGGCCTGGCGGTCACCCTGCTGTGGGTGAATTAACGTTGCGGGCGGACCGAGCGCCGCCCGGCGTCCGGCGCCGCGACGCCGGGCGCGTCGCATCGGATCGTCCCTCTGCCTTAGACTGCCGCGGGCGGGGCGCGCCGCTCGGCGGCGTCAGCCATGACAAAGACCGGATCAAGATTCAATGACGTTCGCCGCACGCACCACGCTCGCCCTCGCCCTGTTCGCGACCTGCGGGGCGACCCTGCCCGCCCAGGAACCCCCGACGGGCGCCCAGCCGGCAGAGGCCCAGCCGGCAGAGGCCCAGCCGGCAGAGGCCCAGCCGACGGGCGTATCGCGGGAGAACCTGCATGTGTATCTGCTCATCGGCCAATCGAATATGGCCGGACGGGCGCCCTTCACCGACGCCGAGGCGGCCGCGATCCCGCGGTGTTTCCTGCTGAACGGCGAGGAGGAATGGGTTCCGGCGGCGAACCCGCTCAATCAATATTCGTCGGTCCGCAAACAGCTCGGCATGCAAAAGATGAATCCGGGCTACGCCTTCGCCCGGACGATGCTGAAGGACGCCGACGAGGACGTTTCGCTGGGGCTCGTCGTGAACGCCAAAGGCGGCAGCCGCATTGAGGAATGGGCCCGGGGCACGCGGTTCTATACCGAAGCCGTCCGCCGCGCCCGGGCGGCGCGGCAGACGGGGACGCTGAAGGGCGTGCTGTGGCATCAGGGCGAGGGCAACAGCGGGGCGCCCGCCGGGTACGCCGAGAAATTAACGACGCTGGTCGAGAACCTGCGGGCGGATCTCGACGCCCCGGACCTGCCGTTCGTCGCCGGGCAGATCGTCGGTGAGGAAGCGATCAACGCCGAGATCGCCCGGCTGCCGGAACTCGTCCCCCACGCCGCGTTCGCCAGTTCCGAGGAGCTGACGGCCTTCGACCGCTGGCACTTCGACGCCCCCAGCATGAAGCGCCTGGGAACCCGCTACGCCGAGGCGATGCTCCGCGTGCAGCAGCCGCCCGTCGACGCGGCCTCCGCGGACGCCGCCGACGGAAACGCCGCCGACGGGAACGCCGACAGGGAGCGATGAGCCGCGGGGCGCGGCCCGACCGCGGGGATTCCCGTCGGCCGCATCCGGGGCGGCACCGTTGACGGGGCGACGGAGCGGCGGGACCGTCTGCGGGCTCCTCCTGTTCCCCCGCTCGCCGCCGGCCCCCGTTCCCCTCCCATGCTGGACCCGGATCTTCTCGCCACGCTCAGCCTGTTGATCGGGCTGGAACTCGTGCTGGGGGTCGACAACATCGTCGCCCTCTCCATTATCGTCTCCCGGTTGCCGCAGGAGACCCGGCAGAAGGCCCGCATCGGCGGATTGGCGCTGGCGCTGATCGCCCGGCTGGTGATGGTCGCGGGGGCGACCTGGTTATTAACGCTCACCGAGCCGGTGCTGGCGGGGCGGTCGATCAAGGACCTGATTCTATTGGGCGGCGGGACGTTCCTGATCTATAAGGCGACGAAGGAAATTCACCACACGGTCGAATTGAAGGACGAACACGCCCCCGTCGGGTCGGGCTCGCCGAAGTCGGCCCTGGCGTCCGCGATCGCCACCATCGTGGCGGTGGACCTGGTGTTCGCCCTGGATTCGGTCGTCACCGCGGTCGGGATGACCGACGGCATCGGCACGGCGCGTTCGGTGCTGGGCTTCGAGGTCACGGATCAATTCATCGTGATCGCCACGTCGGTGATCCTCAGTTTCGTGGTGCTGCTGTTCGCCGCCAAGCCGATCGGGGAGTTCGTGCTGAACAACCCGTCGTTCAAGATTCTGGCGCTGTCCTTCCTGATTACGATCGGCATCACGCTGGGGCTGGAGGCGTTTCATTACGAGGTGCCCAAGCCGTATATCTATCTGCCGATGGCCTTCGCCACCGGGGTGCAATTGCTCCAGTGGCGCCTCTCCCGCAACGAACGGCGGAAGACCCGCCCCGACGTGAGGGCGACCGGCGAGGCCGG
Coding sequences within:
- a CDS encoding sialate O-acetylesterase; translation: MTFAARTTLALALFATCGATLPAQEPPTGAQPAEAQPAEAQPAEAQPTGVSRENLHVYLLIGQSNMAGRAPFTDAEAAAIPRCFLLNGEEEWVPAANPLNQYSSVRKQLGMQKMNPGYAFARTMLKDADEDVSLGLVVNAKGGSRIEEWARGTRFYTEAVRRARAARQTGTLKGVLWHQGEGNSGAPAGYAEKLTTLVENLRADLDAPDLPFVAGQIVGEEAINAEIARLPELVPHAAFASSEELTAFDRWHFDAPSMKRLGTRYAEAMLRVQQPPVDAASADAADGNAADGNADRER
- a CDS encoding YidH family protein; the encoded protein is MSESKDPRVLFAAERTLLAWNRTSVALIAFGFLIERSGLLIQFASEGEFDPTVMRVTAWIGLLFIVVGAAVAVYSSKQYANVLKTLQPSEFPDGYSARWGMAVNVVVAVLGLGLAVTLLWVN
- a CDS encoding TerC family protein, with protein sequence MLDPDLLATLSLLIGLELVLGVDNIVALSIIVSRLPQETRQKARIGGLALALIARLVMVAGATWLLTLTEPVLAGRSIKDLILLGGGTFLIYKATKEIHHTVELKDEHAPVGSGSPKSALASAIATIVAVDLVFALDSVVTAVGMTDGIGTARSVLGFEVTDQFIVIATSVILSFVVLLFAAKPIGEFVLNNPSFKILALSFLITIGITLGLEAFHYEVPKPYIYLPMAFATGVQLLQWRLSRNERRKTRPDVRATGEAGGVPIEGT